TGAAAATATGAAATTTGCATATTTGCCATCCCCTGGTATTATAAGGTTAAGATTAAGTTTAACAGGGCAAAATGAAAAAGATTTAGAAATTTTATTACAAAATGAAATTAACAAACTATATAAAATCATACCTGATAATATTATCGGGACAGAGGAACAAAAAATTGAAGAAACAATTGCTAAACTTTTTAAAAAAGATAAAAAAACATTATCAACTGCCGAAAGTTGTACGGGTGGTAATATTTCTCACCTAATAACTTCAGTTGCAGGTAGTTCAGATTATTTTATTGGTTCGGTAGTTGCATATTCAAACAAAATAAAAGAACAAATATTAAATGTTAATTATTTGGATATTGAAAAATATGGTGCTGTAAGTAAACAAGTAGTTGAACAAATGGCAAAAGGAGTATTAAAATTATATAATACAGATTATGCTATTGCTACTTCAGGTATTGCAGGACCAACTGGTGGCACTGAACAAAAACCTGTTGGTACTACATGGATTGCTGTTGCTTCAAAAAATAGTGTAGTATCTGAAATATATTTGTTTGGTAATAACCGTAGTAGAAACATAAGCAAAGCTTCGATATTTGGATTAAATATGTTAAGAAAATTAATAAAATCTTCATAAACCAAAATATTGAAAGTTATTAACCCGAAAAATTCATGATTTTTTTAAAATATTAATAAAAAAACAGAATAAAATATTTGATTAATTGAATAATAATCACGTATTTTGCAAACTGTTTTTAAAATAATAATAAAATCTATAAATAAAATGTCAAGAATTTGTCAAATTACAGGGAAAAAAGTGATG
The Bacteroidales bacterium DNA segment above includes these coding regions:
- a CDS encoding competence/damage-inducible protein A, whose translation is MKAEIITIGDEILIGQVVDTNSAWIAEKLNSIGIKIAQIISISDTSEHIVNTLNNARKHANIILITGGLGPTKDDITKTTLADYFNTSMKINEVVLKDVETYLRNHGVAMNELNRQQAEVPENCVVIPNYNGTAPGMWFEKDNIIFISMPGVPYEMKSIMENYVLPELKKKYNSKKIIRKTLLIHGLPESHLAEKLNDWEEQLPENMKFAYLPSPGIIRLRLSLTGQNEKDLEILLQNEINKLYKIIPDNIIGTEEQKIEETIAKLFKKDKKTLSTAESCTGGNISHLITSVAGSSDYFIGSVVAYSNKIKEQILNVNYLDIEKYGAVSKQVVEQMAKGVLKLYNTDYAIATSGIAGPTGGTEQKPVGTTWIAVASKNSVVSEIYLFGNNRSRNISKASIFGLNMLRKLIKSS